A single region of the Streptomyces virginiae genome encodes:
- a CDS encoding aldehyde dehydrogenase family protein — protein sequence MPLLDPTLWQDGPTLTGGSAPVVEPATGRTLATIDLAAPADVAEAAVRALAAQRDWARTTHPERAAVLRRAGDLFTAHADELREWLVRESGSIPGKADFELHVAAQECYEAAALASRPAGQVLPSEAPRLSFTRRVPAGVVGVVAPFNAPLILAIRSVAPALALGNAVLLKPDRRTAVCGGLALAAVFAAAGLPGGLLQVLPGGAGTGAAVVADPRVRVVSFTGSTAAGRSVGELAGRHLKRVHLELGGNSALVVLRDADIESAVAQASWGSFFHQGQICMTAGRHLVHASLYDEYVERLAARAEELAVGDPYRERVHLGPLIDRAQLDRVHALVEASTGQGAKLVAGGTHRDLFYRPTVLAGVADDTPAYAEEVFGPVAPVRSFATEEEAVALASAGPYGLSLGIVTRDAARGLDLADRIPTGIAHINDQTVNDEAVAPFGGVGASGTGARFGGEANLDAFTELRWTTVRSTPAGHPF from the coding sequence ATGCCGCTCCTCGATCCGACGCTCTGGCAGGACGGACCCACCCTCACCGGCGGCTCCGCCCCGGTCGTCGAACCCGCCACCGGCCGCACCCTCGCCACCATCGACCTCGCCGCTCCCGCCGATGTGGCGGAGGCCGCCGTACGGGCCCTCGCGGCGCAGCGGGACTGGGCGCGCACCACCCACCCGGAGCGGGCGGCCGTGCTGCGCCGCGCCGGGGACCTGTTCACCGCCCACGCCGACGAGCTGCGGGAATGGCTGGTCCGAGAGTCCGGCTCGATACCCGGCAAGGCCGACTTCGAGCTGCACGTCGCCGCGCAGGAGTGCTACGAGGCCGCCGCGCTGGCCTCCCGCCCCGCGGGGCAGGTGCTGCCGAGCGAGGCGCCGCGGTTGTCCTTCACCCGCCGGGTGCCGGCCGGCGTGGTCGGGGTCGTGGCCCCCTTCAACGCCCCGCTGATCCTGGCGATCCGCTCGGTGGCGCCGGCGCTGGCCCTCGGCAACGCGGTGCTGCTCAAGCCGGACCGGCGCACCGCCGTCTGCGGCGGGCTCGCCCTCGCCGCGGTCTTCGCCGCCGCCGGGCTGCCGGGCGGACTGCTGCAGGTCCTGCCCGGCGGCGCCGGGACGGGCGCCGCGGTGGTCGCCGACCCGCGCGTGCGCGTGGTGTCCTTCACCGGCTCCACCGCCGCCGGCCGGTCCGTCGGGGAACTGGCCGGCCGTCACCTCAAGCGCGTCCACCTGGAGTTGGGCGGAAACTCGGCCCTCGTCGTGCTCCGCGACGCCGACATCGAGTCCGCCGTGGCCCAGGCCTCCTGGGGCTCCTTCTTCCACCAGGGTCAGATCTGCATGACCGCCGGGCGGCACCTCGTGCACGCCTCGCTCTACGACGAGTACGTCGAGCGGCTCGCCGCGCGCGCCGAGGAACTGGCCGTGGGAGACCCGTACCGCGAGCGGGTCCACCTGGGCCCGCTGATCGACCGCGCCCAGCTGGACCGGGTCCACGCCCTGGTGGAGGCCAGCACCGGGCAGGGGGCCAAGCTCGTGGCCGGCGGCACGCACCGGGACCTGTTCTACCGACCGACCGTCCTGGCCGGCGTCGCCGACGACACCCCCGCCTACGCCGAGGAGGTCTTCGGCCCGGTGGCGCCCGTACGGTCCTTCGCGACGGAGGAGGAGGCGGTGGCGCTGGCTTCGGCGGGCCCCTACGGCCTCTCCCTCGGCATCGTGACCCGGGACGCGGCGCGCGGGCTCGACCTGGCCGATCGGATCCCGACCGGGATCGCCCACATCAACGACCAGACGGTCAACGACGAGGCCGTCGCCCCGTTCGGTGGAGTCGGAGCCTCCGGCACCGGTGCCCGCTTCGGCGGCGAGGCGAACCTGGACGCCTTCACGGAACTGCGCTGGACCACGGTCCGCAGCACCCCCGCCGGCCACCCGTTCTAG
- a CDS encoding thiolase family protein, whose amino-acid sequence MSIRTVRDVYVVDAVRTPIGKFGGALAGVRPDDLAAHVVRALVERTPDLDPARIDDVVFGDANGAGEDNRDVARMAVLLAGLPVSVPGVTVNRLCGSGLEAVIQAARAIALGDASVAIAGGVESMSRAPWVVQKPERAFPAGHQQMWSTTLGWRMTNPRMPEEWTGSLGEGAELVADKHGITREAQDAFALESHRKAAAAWSAGLYADEVVPYPGADLVRDECIREGSTPEALARLKPAFRTDGTVTAGNASPLNDGAAALLLTDEAGLAATGREPLARISASAVTGIEPQLFGLGPVDAVQRALAKSGRELADLTTFELNEAFAAQALGCLAAWPELDPAVVNPRGGAIAIGHPLGASGARLAGSVAHQLAAAGSGTGMAALCIGVGQGIALVLER is encoded by the coding sequence ATGAGCATCCGCACCGTCCGCGACGTCTACGTCGTCGACGCCGTCCGCACCCCGATCGGCAAGTTCGGCGGCGCCCTCGCCGGGGTCCGACCGGACGATCTGGCCGCGCACGTCGTGCGCGCGCTGGTGGAGCGTACGCCGGACCTCGACCCGGCCCGCATCGACGACGTCGTCTTCGGCGACGCCAACGGGGCCGGCGAGGACAACCGGGACGTGGCCCGCATGGCGGTGCTGCTGGCCGGGCTGCCGGTGAGCGTCCCCGGGGTCACCGTCAACCGGCTGTGCGGCTCCGGCCTCGAAGCCGTGATCCAGGCCGCCCGCGCCATCGCGCTCGGTGACGCCTCCGTGGCCATCGCGGGCGGCGTCGAGTCGATGAGCCGCGCCCCCTGGGTCGTGCAGAAGCCGGAGCGGGCCTTCCCGGCCGGCCATCAGCAGATGTGGTCCACCACCCTGGGCTGGCGGATGACCAACCCGCGCATGCCCGAGGAGTGGACCGGCTCGCTGGGCGAGGGCGCGGAACTCGTCGCGGACAAGCACGGCATCACCCGCGAGGCGCAGGACGCCTTCGCGCTGGAGAGCCACCGCAAGGCGGCGGCCGCCTGGTCCGCCGGGCTCTACGCCGACGAGGTCGTCCCGTACCCCGGCGCGGACCTGGTGCGGGACGAGTGCATCCGGGAGGGTTCCACGCCGGAGGCGCTGGCCCGGCTGAAGCCGGCCTTCCGGACGGACGGCACGGTCACGGCCGGCAACGCCTCCCCGCTCAACGACGGCGCCGCCGCACTGCTGTTGACCGACGAGGCGGGTCTGGCGGCCACCGGCCGGGAGCCGCTCGCCCGGATCAGCGCGTCCGCCGTCACCGGGATCGAGCCCCAACTCTTCGGTCTGGGCCCCGTCGACGCCGTCCAGCGGGCGCTCGCCAAGTCCGGCCGCGAACTCGCCGATCTGACCACCTTCGAACTGAACGAGGCTTTCGCCGCACAGGCGTTGGGCTGCCTGGCGGCCTGGCCGGAGCTCGACCCGGCCGTGGTCAACCCTCGGGGCGGCGCCATCGCGATCGGCCATCCGCTCGGCGCCTCGGGCGCCCGCCTGGCGGGTTCCGTCGCGCACCAGCTGGCGGCGGCGGGCTCCGGCACCGGCATGGCGGCCCTGTGCATCGGGGTCGGGCAGGGCATCGCCCTCGTCCTGGAGCGCTGA
- a CDS encoding thioredoxin domain-containing protein: MATVELTKENFDQTVSENPFVLIDFWAGWCRPCLQFAPVYERASEAHPDLVFAKVDTEAQQELAGAFQITSIPTLMIVRDQVAIFAQPGALPEAALTDLIGQARALDMDEVRAKIAAEQQGSQGSGSADPGTAQA, translated from the coding sequence GTGGCTACAGTCGAGCTCACCAAGGAAAACTTCGACCAGACGGTCAGCGAGAACCCGTTCGTGCTGATCGACTTCTGGGCGGGCTGGTGCCGGCCGTGCCTGCAGTTCGCCCCGGTCTACGAGCGTGCCTCCGAGGCCCATCCCGACCTCGTGTTCGCCAAGGTGGACACCGAGGCGCAGCAGGAGCTGGCCGGGGCCTTCCAGATCACCTCGATCCCGACGCTGATGATCGTCCGGGACCAGGTGGCCATCTTCGCGCAGCCCGGCGCGCTGCCGGAAGCTGCTTTGACGGACCTCATCGGGCAGGCCCGGGCCCTCGACATGGACGAGGTCCGCGCGAAGATCGCCGCGGAGCAGCAGGGCTCCCAGGGCTCGGGCAGCGCGGACCCCGGTACCGCGCAGGCCTGA
- a CDS encoding TetR/AcrR family transcriptional regulator, which translates to MPKQQRGEATVEQVLDAALRLYASSGEAGLTLGTITGASGVSSGSIYHHFGSLDGVVAALALRSLDQLLRELAPALMQAADARSGIRAVVLAYLDFVRDRPDAARLIHSVTSDRQGMANARQIRDSQEARLTPIAHWIHAHQESGELAPLSAPLIESLALGPVVAVVRRWLTVGDVDLDEAARELPDHIWRSVGA; encoded by the coding sequence ATGCCGAAGCAACAACGCGGCGAAGCCACTGTCGAACAGGTCCTGGACGCGGCGCTCCGCCTCTACGCCTCGTCCGGGGAGGCCGGACTCACCCTCGGCACCATCACCGGCGCCAGCGGAGTCAGTTCCGGCAGCATCTACCACCACTTCGGCAGCCTCGACGGCGTGGTCGCCGCACTCGCGCTGCGCTCCCTGGACCAGCTCCTGAGAGAACTCGCACCGGCGCTGATGCAGGCGGCCGACGCCCGCTCCGGCATCCGGGCCGTCGTGCTCGCCTACCTGGACTTCGTACGGGACCGCCCCGACGCGGCCCGCCTCATCCACTCCGTCACCTCGGACCGTCAGGGCATGGCGAACGCACGCCAGATCCGCGATTCCCAGGAGGCCCGGCTGACGCCGATCGCCCACTGGATCCACGCGCACCAGGAATCGGGCGAACTCGCCCCCCTCTCGGCCCCCTTGATCGAGTCCCTCGCCCTGGGCCCGGTGGTCGCCGTCGTCCGGCGCTGGCTCACCGTGGGAGACGTCGACCTCGATGAAGCGGCCCGCGAACTGCCCGACCACATCTGGCGGTCGGTCGGCGCCTGA